One region of Candidatus Neomarinimicrobiota bacterium genomic DNA includes:
- a CDS encoding diacylglycerol kinase family lipid kinase, with protein MAAAHRYKIIANPAAGHGKTLRHLDEVQHYLIDAGLDYTLEFTHTPLEAADIAHKTTHEDYDVVVAFGGDGTINEVLNGLVGEDCHLGIIPCGTGNDFARSAGIPNDIGAAIEILKGHSVQSIDIGKVGGRFFINSVGVGFDALVNHQATKITRLRGEARYVAALIKSLLQYAAIDMEVKFNGTIKVGRTYLVALGNGHTVGGGFRLTPDAVLNDASFDICYIEDVSIGTILRHFPKLFNGKIGAVQQVTMERSPDLYITSDHNLPVHMDGEVFAMNARDIHVQIVPDAVKVIGNWDRNATIV; from the coding sequence ATGGCTGCTGCCCATCGGTATAAAATTATTGCCAACCCGGCCGCCGGCCACGGTAAAACTCTACGTCATCTGGACGAAGTCCAGCATTACCTCATCGACGCCGGACTGGACTATACTCTCGAGTTTACCCATACCCCGCTGGAAGCGGCGGATATTGCTCACAAAACGACTCATGAAGATTACGACGTAGTTGTAGCGTTTGGTGGTGATGGAACGATAAACGAGGTTCTGAACGGGTTAGTTGGTGAGGATTGCCACCTGGGAATTATCCCGTGCGGCACCGGCAATGACTTTGCCCGGAGTGCGGGGATTCCAAATGATATTGGTGCCGCTATCGAGATTCTGAAAGGTCACTCCGTGCAGTCTATTGATATTGGGAAGGTAGGGGGACGATTTTTTATCAATAGTGTTGGCGTGGGATTTGATGCGCTAGTGAATCATCAGGCCACCAAAATTACTAGACTCCGCGGCGAGGCACGGTATGTTGCCGCGCTGATAAAGTCTCTGTTGCAATATGCGGCCATTGACATGGAAGTCAAGTTCAATGGTACTATCAAAGTTGGGAGGACTTACTTGGTGGCTTTGGGTAATGGACATACGGTTGGCGGTGGTTTCCGGCTGACACCTGATGCTGTACTCAACGACGCTTCCTTTGATATTTGCTACATCGAGGATGTTTCAATTGGCACCATTTTGCGGCATTTTCCCAAATTGTTCAACGGGAAAATCGGCGCCGTCCAGCAGGTCACCATGGAACGGTCCCCGGATTTATACATTACCAGCGACCACAACCTGCCCGTGCACATGGACGGTGAAGTGTTCGCTATGAATGCCAGAGATATTCATGTGCAGATAGTGCCGGATGCGGTGAAAGTCATCGGAAATTGGGACCGAAACGCGACTATTGTATGA
- a CDS encoding RecX family transcriptional regulator, translating into MQVTKIAQQKKNKRRYSIFLDGEFGFGIHEAILLESGLHSGDKLTHYDIAKLEHQDAVYAAKEAAFNLLKYRQRSVGEMRSRLYKKDFDDAVVEEVVEHLLDKDYLNDEEFAETFAEDQLTRKNIGPIRLKAELSKKRIPDKIIEDTVASMYQKFNVVDLAREAAEKKMSSLRNVDYETAYRRLTSYLGRRGFPWDVINEVIDLEEWD; encoded by the coding sequence ATGCAAGTCACCAAAATTGCCCAGCAGAAAAAAAACAAACGCCGCTATTCGATCTTCCTCGACGGCGAGTTCGGCTTTGGTATCCACGAAGCGATTCTGCTCGAATCCGGACTACACTCAGGGGATAAACTCACTCATTATGATATAGCAAAATTAGAGCATCAGGATGCCGTCTATGCAGCGAAGGAGGCGGCATTCAATCTGCTGAAATACCGTCAGCGAAGTGTTGGGGAGATGCGTTCGAGGTTATACAAGAAGGATTTCGACGACGCGGTAGTCGAGGAGGTTGTAGAACATCTGCTGGATAAGGACTATCTCAACGATGAGGAATTTGCGGAGACCTTCGCCGAAGATCAGCTCACCCGGAAAAACATCGGGCCAATACGGCTGAAGGCGGAGCTCTCCAAAAAGCGGATCCCTGATAAAATTATCGAGGACACCGTAGCGTCAATGTATCAAAAATTTAATGTTGTGGATCTTGCGAGGGAAGCAGCTGAGAAGAAAATGAGTTCCCTGCGCAACGTTGATTACGAAACTGCGTATCGGAGACTCACCAGCTATTTGGGGCGACGCGGGTTTCCCTGGGATGTGATCAATGAGGTGATAGATCTGGAAGAATGGGATTGA
- a CDS encoding HD domain-containing protein — MEKIQQRLDEIAETYLERSGEETCLQLTGAVDSVLLKAASHFREKVLLIGIGGFGRRELSRFSDVDLLVLYSEADKDEIEELLKQFLHPLWDARLDVKYSAHTLSEVEAKAVEDSDFASALTEYRILFGREDLAKDFKGWADKYFDGGKKEFVNIKLEESKARRDKYGNTYKLLEPNIKESAGGLRDLHTIHWIAVGKGWCTPGVTSEESIGSSEVLQWMVNNDFITSREYAAIKDAYDFLLQVRHGTHFITQSKGSKSNFLDINIRHTLAEQFGYILNGEPDVQAFMLAYYRAARELDYAHNFFLQEKRYREQSGQRFRRTKSLKGFPGLLRQGNKVILDEKQSLPKEPTLLVKFILYAQEHDLQLTSGVRHTIEQVVHSLDDSDFQTPEVGEILNNILLNPDAGEMLRTLLYTEMLVKIIPEISTIRRLHIQSMFHYYTVDEHTFRAIDNLQNKLFNSSNSDPYKFEEVYENLSDTIPLYWALLLHDFGKAVDRDEHDEIGAELVGTILERLGQEKYTDTVKFLIAEHMEMEMHALRRDVNREETIRSFAEIVQDEDSLRLMYLMTFSDISAVKPDLWTDWKATLLYELYWKTRQYLRKEPIRPPSDEIGGISEELQEEFHIHTDEMGFRYTALFSEQEIQEHIRAINRLKDPDDERSVVVYQVNEVGFTKLSVITRDRPKLLSTVCSVLTSHDCDIIDASIFTREDDIAIDQFRVIPVGGGTHLNSDSHKAIRKTLEKVFADEETPEQLIEQAEQRWRWHAQSSFGVAVSPHIQWTREQKYIVLEVTGQDQTGLLYYLTRMIAEVGFNIHSAKIHTENHEITDIFYLGPPNGYGVDSEETNQVLNELEKTLRKFLK; from the coding sequence ATGGAAAAAATCCAACAGCGGCTGGACGAAATTGCGGAAACCTATCTAGAGCGTTCCGGGGAGGAGACCTGTCTGCAGCTGACCGGCGCCGTGGATTCGGTCTTGCTGAAGGCGGCGAGCCATTTCCGGGAAAAGGTGCTGCTCATCGGCATCGGCGGATTCGGGCGCCGGGAGCTTTCCAGGTTTTCGGACGTGGATCTCCTGGTGCTTTATTCGGAGGCCGATAAGGACGAAATAGAGGAACTGCTGAAGCAATTTCTGCATCCGCTGTGGGATGCACGTCTGGACGTGAAATACAGCGCGCATACGCTGTCCGAGGTCGAAGCCAAAGCGGTTGAAGATTCGGATTTCGCCAGTGCGCTTACCGAATACCGTATCCTGTTCGGCCGGGAAGACCTGGCCAAAGATTTCAAGGGCTGGGCTGATAAGTATTTCGATGGCGGAAAAAAAGAATTTGTTAATATTAAACTTGAGGAATCCAAAGCTCGCCGGGATAAATACGGCAATACCTATAAGTTGCTGGAACCGAATATTAAGGAATCCGCCGGCGGTCTCCGGGATTTGCATACCATCCACTGGATTGCGGTGGGCAAAGGCTGGTGCACCCCCGGAGTCACCTCGGAAGAAAGCATCGGCTCCTCCGAAGTATTACAATGGATGGTTAACAACGATTTTATTACGTCCAGGGAATATGCAGCCATTAAAGACGCGTATGACTTTTTGCTCCAGGTGCGGCACGGCACCCACTTTATTACACAGTCGAAGGGGAGCAAGTCCAACTTCCTGGATATCAACATCCGGCACACACTGGCGGAGCAGTTCGGCTATATTCTGAACGGGGAGCCGGACGTCCAGGCATTTATGCTGGCGTATTACCGGGCGGCCAGGGAACTGGATTACGCGCACAATTTTTTTCTGCAGGAAAAGCGCTACCGGGAGCAATCAGGACAACGTTTCCGGCGCACCAAATCGCTGAAAGGGTTCCCGGGGTTGTTGCGTCAGGGAAACAAGGTCATATTGGATGAAAAGCAAAGTCTGCCGAAGGAACCGACCTTACTGGTGAAGTTTATCCTGTACGCCCAGGAACACGATCTGCAACTGACAAGCGGCGTTCGCCACACGATTGAACAGGTCGTCCATTCCCTGGACGATTCCGATTTCCAGACGCCGGAAGTCGGGGAAATCCTGAATAATATTCTCCTGAATCCGGACGCCGGAGAAATGCTCCGGACATTACTTTACACTGAGATGCTGGTCAAAATTATCCCGGAGATCTCCACGATCCGTCGGCTCCACATCCAGAGCATGTTCCATTATTATACCGTGGATGAACACACCTTCAGGGCCATCGATAACCTTCAAAATAAACTGTTCAACTCATCGAACAGCGATCCTTACAAGTTCGAAGAAGTCTACGAGAATCTGTCCGACACCATCCCCCTCTACTGGGCACTGCTGTTACACGATTTTGGCAAAGCGGTGGATCGGGATGAGCACGATGAGATCGGTGCGGAACTTGTGGGAACTATACTGGAGCGGCTCGGCCAGGAAAAGTATACCGACACCGTTAAATTCCTCATCGCCGAACACATGGAGATGGAGATGCATGCCCTTCGCCGGGATGTGAACAGGGAAGAGACCATCCGTTCCTTCGCAGAGATAGTGCAGGATGAGGATTCGCTGCGGCTCATGTACCTGATGACGTTCTCCGACATCAGCGCGGTGAAGCCGGATCTCTGGACGGACTGGAAGGCGACGCTGCTCTACGAACTCTATTGGAAGACGCGGCAGTATCTCCGGAAAGAGCCTATTCGACCGCCAAGTGATGAAATCGGTGGAATTTCAGAGGAATTGCAGGAGGAATTTCATATTCACACCGACGAAATGGGATTCCGGTACACGGCGCTCTTCTCCGAGCAGGAGATTCAGGAGCATATCCGGGCCATCAACCGCCTAAAGGATCCTGACGATGAGCGCAGCGTAGTCGTGTATCAGGTAAACGAGGTTGGATTTACCAAATTGTCCGTCATCACCAGGGATCGCCCCAAACTTCTCTCAACCGTCTGTAGCGTCCTGACTTCGCACGATTGCGACATTATCGACGCCTCCATTTTTACCAGAGAAGACGATATCGCTATCGATCAATTTCGTGTAATACCTGTGGGCGGCGGTACCCATCTTAATAGTGATTCGCACAAAGCCATCAGGAAGACGCTTGAGAAGGTGTTTGCCGATGAAGAGACGCCGGAGCAACTCATCGAACAAGCGGAACAGCGCTGGCGATGGCACGCCCAAAGCAGTTTCGGTGTCGCCGTCTCTCCGCATATTCAATGGACGCGGGAGCAGAAATACATCGTGCTAGAGGTGACCGGTCAGGATCAGACCGGATTATTATACTACCTGACTCGAATGATCGCCGAAGTCGGGTTCAATATTCACTCGGCGAAAATTCACACCGAAAACCACGAGATTACCGATATTTTTTATTTGGGTCCGCCGAACGGCTATGGTGTGGATTCTGAAGAAACGAATCAGGTGCTGAATGAGTTGGAAAAAACTTTACGTAAATTCCTGAAGTAA
- the gcvPB gene encoding aminomethyl-transferring glycine dehydrogenase subunit GcvPB: MSTSLLNELSTPGKQGCTLPECDVPKQELSNLIPEEYLRDKPAELPEVSEPELVRHFTNLSAKNYHVDKNMYPLGSCTMKYNPKINDAIASLPGFAEVHPEQPVETLQGVLQLYYELEQLLCSITGMHSFTLQPAAGSHGELTGVMIMRKYHEMRGNKRKHIIIPDSAHGTNPASVAMGGFEALEVQSNDRGMVDVNDLRNIITDDVAGMMLTNPNTLGLFEEDIREITDVLHEVDALMYMDGANMNALLGIARPADMGFDITHLNLHKTFSTPHGGGGPGSGPIGVTEELAKFLPKPIITYDEEQDWYDFDWDLPESIGKIHGFYGNYGMMVRAYTYIRMLGAQGLKELSKNAIINANYLKEQLNETFDVAYPQHCMHEFVLSGTRQKKRGANTMDMAKRLLDYGFHAPTVYFPLIVKEALMIEPTESETRETLDNFASVLKQIDQEIDENPELVHDAPHTTPLRRLDEVTANREPNLRW, encoded by the coding sequence ATGTCAACATCGCTACTGAATGAGCTGAGCACCCCGGGCAAGCAGGGTTGCACGCTGCCGGAGTGCGACGTGCCGAAACAAGAACTATCAAATCTTATCCCTGAAGAATATCTCCGGGATAAACCGGCGGAGCTGCCGGAGGTGAGCGAGCCTGAACTGGTGCGGCACTTTACCAATCTCTCGGCGAAGAACTATCACGTGGACAAGAACATGTATCCGCTGGGCAGCTGCACCATGAAGTACAATCCCAAGATTAACGACGCCATTGCATCGCTGCCGGGTTTTGCGGAAGTTCACCCCGAGCAGCCTGTGGAGACGCTCCAGGGGGTATTGCAATTATATTACGAGTTGGAGCAATTGCTTTGCAGCATCACCGGGATGCACTCCTTCACGCTGCAGCCGGCGGCGGGTTCTCACGGCGAGTTGACCGGCGTCATGATCATGCGGAAGTATCACGAGATGCGCGGCAACAAACGGAAACACATTATTATTCCGGATTCGGCGCACGGGACGAATCCCGCCAGCGTGGCAATGGGCGGATTCGAGGCGCTGGAGGTGCAGTCCAACGATCGCGGCATGGTGGATGTGAATGACCTCAGGAATATCATCACCGACGACGTAGCCGGGATGATGCTCACTAATCCGAATACGCTTGGATTATTCGAGGAGGATATCCGCGAAATCACCGACGTACTCCACGAGGTGGACGCACTGATGTACATGGACGGCGCCAATATGAATGCGCTGCTGGGTATTGCGCGTCCCGCCGACATGGGCTTTGATATTACGCATCTGAATTTACACAAGACATTTTCAACCCCGCACGGAGGAGGCGGCCCGGGTTCCGGGCCCATCGGCGTGACCGAGGAACTGGCGAAATTCCTGCCGAAGCCGATTATCACATACGATGAGGAGCAGGACTGGTATGACTTCGACTGGGACTTACCTGAATCCATTGGAAAAATCCACGGATTCTACGGCAATTACGGCATGATGGTGCGGGCATACACGTATATCCGCATGTTGGGTGCACAGGGATTAAAGGAACTGTCGAAGAACGCCATTATCAACGCGAACTATCTGAAAGAGCAGCTGAACGAGACCTTCGACGTGGCGTATCCCCAGCACTGCATGCACGAGTTCGTGCTGAGCGGGACGCGCCAGAAGAAGCGCGGCGCCAATACCATGGATATGGCCAAGCGGCTCCTGGATTACGGATTTCACGCGCCGACGGTCTACTTTCCGCTTATCGTGAAAGAGGCGTTGATGATTGAGCCGACCGAGTCCGAAACCCGCGAGACGCTGGACAATTTCGCCAGCGTTTTGAAACAGATTGATCAAGAAATTGACGAAAACCCGGAACTGGTGCACGACGCACCGCATACGACGCCACTCCGGCGACTTGATGAAGTAACCGCAAACCGCGAACCAAACCTGAGGTGGTAA
- the alaS gene encoding alanine--tRNA ligase, producing MMTSSEIRQSFIDYFKDHGHKFVRSSPVVPIDDPTLLFTNAGMNQFKGIFLGVEDIPDPPRAVNSQKCIRVSGKHNDLEEVGKDTYHHTFFEMLGNWSFGDYYKEGAIEFAWELLTKVWGLPKEQLYATVHYSDDEGRDLWPKVTDIPEERVLDFGDKDNFWEMGDTGPCGPCSEIHIDRGEGYCDKQDVEDHECWVNNDCARFIEVWNLVFIQFNRDEEGDLHDLPNKHVDTGAGFERIVALLQEKTSNYDTDLFMPLIEHIEDLSGVKYGDGQQGTPHRVISDHVRTLGFAIADGALPSNEGRGYVLRRILRRAARFGRELGLKDPFIYKLVDTLVGKMEDAFPELREKQTHVEKVVRAEEDSFNETLDRGLEIFESMVEDMEERGETVLPGKDAFQLYDTYGFPVDLTRLMLEERNYDIDMDGFQDHMEAQRERARQAGKFKGGTEEDVGDWISVSEGPHSKFVGYSEYEVDTVVRKYRHTDEGAEVVMETTPFYAEAGGQVGDTGEITGEGFTFRVQDTQKHPDGETSLHQGEFTEGDEITVPEVHVKIDVEKRLRTMRNHTATHLLHKALKKHVGEHVNQAGSLVHPDYLRFDFTHYEKLTPKQIEKIEREVNSNILKNIALDDHVTEFDKAKEEGATALFGEKYGDEVRVVQIGDYSKELCGGTHTHRTGDIGLFKITQETSISAGMRRIFAITGDAVEEELRKKDSVLEEARQLLSSRVEEIPERIASLQEQTKQMERELEQLRQKQRAENLDDLMAEAEEVNGYRVIAKRIPDTDRDGLENYGDLLRNQLQNSDGGGIGILGTVYEEKPFVVCVVSDNLVEKGVKAGDIVGKIGKALGGGGGGRPHQATAGGRDTDKLNGVLGNIEDYLPEIEK from the coding sequence ATGATGACATCATCCGAAATTCGCCAATCGTTTATCGACTATTTCAAGGATCACGGGCACAAATTCGTCCGGAGCAGTCCGGTGGTTCCCATCGATGATCCGACGCTCCTGTTTACCAATGCCGGTATGAACCAGTTCAAGGGGATCTTCCTTGGAGTGGAGGATATTCCGGATCCGCCGAGAGCCGTAAACTCACAGAAGTGTATCCGGGTCAGCGGCAAGCACAACGACCTGGAGGAGGTGGGGAAGGATACCTATCACCATACCTTCTTCGAGATGCTCGGCAACTGGTCGTTCGGCGACTATTATAAAGAAGGCGCCATAGAATTCGCTTGGGAACTGCTTACCAAGGTGTGGGGACTCCCAAAAGAGCAGTTATACGCTACCGTTCATTATTCCGATGATGAGGGGCGGGATCTCTGGCCAAAGGTGACCGACATCCCGGAAGAGCGCGTCCTGGACTTTGGGGACAAGGATAACTTCTGGGAGATGGGCGACACCGGCCCCTGCGGCCCGTGTTCGGAAATCCATATCGACCGGGGCGAGGGCTATTGCGACAAGCAGGATGTGGAAGACCATGAGTGCTGGGTGAATAACGATTGCGCACGGTTCATCGAGGTCTGGAACCTGGTCTTTATTCAGTTTAACCGGGACGAAGAGGGCGACTTGCACGACCTCCCGAATAAGCACGTGGACACCGGCGCCGGTTTCGAGCGCATCGTGGCGCTTTTGCAGGAAAAGACTTCAAACTACGATACCGATCTGTTCATGCCGCTGATTGAGCACATCGAGGATTTGAGCGGAGTGAAATACGGCGACGGCCAGCAGGGAACGCCGCATCGGGTCATTTCCGATCACGTGCGGACACTGGGATTTGCCATCGCCGACGGCGCGCTTCCCTCCAATGAAGGACGGGGCTACGTCCTCCGCAGAATTCTCCGCCGTGCCGCCCGGTTCGGCCGGGAACTCGGCCTGAAGGATCCGTTCATCTACAAACTGGTGGATACCCTGGTCGGCAAGATGGAGGACGCCTTTCCGGAGCTCCGGGAGAAGCAGACTCACGTGGAGAAGGTCGTCAGGGCGGAGGAGGACTCGTTCAACGAGACTCTGGATCGCGGTCTGGAGATCTTTGAGTCGATGGTCGAGGACATGGAAGAGCGCGGTGAAACCGTGCTTCCCGGCAAGGATGCGTTTCAGTTATACGATACCTATGGATTCCCCGTGGATCTCACCCGGCTGATGTTGGAGGAGCGGAATTACGACATCGACATGGACGGCTTTCAGGATCATATGGAGGCCCAGCGGGAGCGCGCGCGACAGGCCGGGAAATTTAAGGGAGGCACAGAGGAAGACGTCGGTGACTGGATTTCGGTCTCCGAAGGCCCGCACTCGAAATTCGTTGGCTATTCGGAATACGAAGTCGATACCGTTGTGCGAAAATATCGCCATACCGATGAAGGTGCGGAAGTGGTGATGGAGACGACACCGTTTTACGCCGAGGCCGGTGGTCAAGTAGGCGACACCGGTGAAATCACTGGCGAAGGTTTTACCTTCCGTGTACAGGACACTCAGAAACACCCGGACGGCGAGACGTCTCTGCATCAGGGGGAATTTACCGAGGGCGACGAGATCACCGTACCGGAAGTCCACGTCAAAATCGACGTGGAAAAGCGGTTGCGCACCATGCGAAACCATACGGCGACGCATCTGTTACACAAAGCGCTGAAAAAGCACGTCGGTGAGCACGTGAATCAGGCGGGTTCGTTGGTGCATCCGGATTATCTGCGGTTCGACTTTACCCATTATGAAAAACTCACTCCCAAGCAGATCGAAAAGATCGAGCGGGAGGTCAACTCCAATATACTGAAAAATATCGCACTGGACGACCACGTCACCGAATTCGACAAGGCCAAAGAAGAAGGCGCCACGGCGCTGTTTGGCGAGAAATACGGTGATGAGGTGCGCGTCGTGCAAATCGGAGACTATTCCAAAGAATTGTGCGGCGGGACGCACACCCATCGCACCGGGGATATCGGACTGTTCAAAATCACGCAAGAGACTTCAATTTCTGCTGGAATGCGACGTATTTTTGCCATCACAGGCGATGCCGTGGAAGAGGAACTCCGGAAGAAGGATTCGGTACTTGAGGAAGCGCGTCAGCTGCTGAGTTCCCGCGTCGAAGAAATCCCTGAACGGATTGCCTCGCTCCAGGAGCAGACCAAACAGATGGAGCGGGAACTGGAGCAGCTTAGGCAAAAGCAGCGCGCTGAAAATCTGGATGACCTTATGGCGGAGGCGGAAGAAGTAAACGGCTACCGGGTGATCGCCAAGCGGATTCCGGATACCGATCGCGACGGACTGGAAAACTATGGGGATCTCCTGCGAAATCAGCTCCAGAACAGCGACGGCGGGGGAATCGGAATCCTTGGGACAGTTTACGAGGAGAAGCCGTTCGTGGTCTGTGTCGTCTCGGACAATCTCGTCGAGAAAGGCGTAAAAGCCGGAGACATCGTTGGAAAAATCGGGAAGGCGCTTGGTGGTGGTGGCGGCGGACGCCCACATCAGGCCACGGCCGGCGGCCGGGATACGGACAAACTGAACGGCGTCCTGGGCAACATCGAAGACTATCTCCCGGAGATAGAAAAATAA
- a CDS encoding sodium-dependent transporter: protein MDSQLTREHWGSRLGFVLAAVGSAVGLGNIWKFPYITGENGGGLFVLIYLFCIALVGIPIMMAEITIGRSSQKSPVGAFAELAGENSNWKLVGFLGVLSGFVILSYYSVVAGWALNYTFMSLTNFFEGKTPTEIGNTFTTLYTSGGINVFWHAIFMVLVVGVVIGGVKKGIERWNRFLMPVLIMIFVILAIISMFLSGWGEAVDFVFFPHVDRLKPSGVLEALGHAFFTLSLGMGAMLTYGSYLERDSDIPKASIMIGILDTFVALLACMVMFPIIFTYGHDPQAGPGLVFQTLPIIFSEIGGGGMFLSFLFFVLIVFAALSSAVSLLEVVTSYFIDQMEWDRKKATLLTGAIVFLFGIPSALSGSGDLFPQWEAMYGKNFFDTVDYLASNWMLPLGGLFISIYVGWGLDPALRKAELTKGTSWTQSWFYKGWVILLKYIAPVAVMLIIIQRVGLIDIDALLR, encoded by the coding sequence ATGGATTCTCAATTGACTCGCGAACACTGGGGATCGCGGCTTGGCTTTGTGCTGGCGGCGGTCGGCTCCGCTGTCGGACTGGGGAATATCTGGAAATTTCCGTACATCACCGGCGAAAACGGCGGGGGCCTGTTCGTCCTGATTTATCTATTTTGTATCGCGTTGGTTGGAATCCCCATCATGATGGCGGAAATCACTATCGGCCGCTCCAGCCAAAAATCGCCAGTGGGCGCGTTCGCTGAGCTAGCTGGCGAAAACAGCAACTGGAAGCTGGTCGGATTTCTCGGCGTATTGTCCGGTTTTGTGATTCTGTCTTATTACAGCGTAGTCGCTGGCTGGGCTCTTAACTATACCTTTATGTCCCTGACCAATTTTTTCGAGGGAAAAACGCCGACCGAGATCGGGAATACCTTTACGACGCTGTATACTTCGGGCGGAATTAACGTCTTCTGGCACGCCATCTTTATGGTGCTAGTGGTCGGAGTCGTTATTGGCGGTGTGAAAAAGGGGATTGAACGCTGGAATCGGTTTCTCATGCCGGTGCTTATCATGATTTTCGTCATCCTTGCGATTATTTCAATGTTTCTCAGCGGCTGGGGCGAAGCGGTGGATTTTGTCTTTTTCCCGCATGTTGACCGACTAAAGCCGTCAGGCGTTTTGGAGGCGCTGGGGCATGCGTTTTTCACACTGAGCCTTGGTATGGGCGCCATGTTAACCTACGGAAGCTATCTGGAACGCGATTCGGATATCCCGAAAGCCTCCATCATGATCGGCATCCTGGATACCTTTGTAGCCTTGCTGGCGTGTATGGTCATGTTCCCTATCATCTTTACCTACGGCCACGATCCGCAGGCCGGACCGGGTTTGGTCTTCCAGACGCTCCCGATAATATTTAGCGAAATCGGCGGTGGAGGGATGTTCCTCTCATTCCTGTTCTTTGTCCTGATCGTCTTTGCCGCGCTTTCTTCGGCGGTGTCGCTCCTCGAAGTTGTTACATCGTATTTTATTGATCAAATGGAGTGGGACCGAAAGAAGGCGACGCTGCTGACCGGGGCCATTGTATTCCTGTTCGGAATTCCGAGCGCACTCAGCGGCAGCGGGGATCTGTTTCCCCAATGGGAGGCCATGTACGGTAAAAACTTCTTTGATACCGTGGATTACCTCGCGAGTAACTGGATGCTTCCGTTGGGCGGGCTGTTTATCTCCATTTACGTTGGCTGGGGACTGGATCCGGCACTCCGGAAGGCGGAGTTGACCAAGGGAACCAGCTGGACCCAATCCTGGTTCTACAAGGGATGGGTAATTCTACTAAAATATATTGCCCCTGTGGCCGTGATGCTGATTATCATCCAGCGGGTCGGGCTGATCGATATCGATGCGCTGCTTCGCTAA
- a CDS encoding DUF296 domain-containing protein produces MNVEKTNYGYYIQLVKGDKVMDSLTEFAKEHGLTSGTFSGIGAFRELTVGYFDTETQSYPERHFKETHEVLSCKGNFSLKDGVPFPHCHIVFADTDYNAKGGHLIEATVQVTGEFRVLTSDNEITREYDEEIGLHLWDF; encoded by the coding sequence ATGAACGTAGAAAAAACCAATTACGGCTATTATATCCAGCTCGTCAAGGGCGATAAAGTGATGGACAGTCTAACCGAATTTGCGAAGGAACACGGATTGACCTCCGGAACATTCTCCGGGATTGGCGCCTTCCGCGAATTGACGGTAGGTTATTTCGATACCGAGACCCAAAGTTATCCCGAGCGCCATTTCAAGGAGACTCATGAAGTTCTCTCTTGCAAGGGCAATTTTTCGCTGAAGGACGGCGTGCCGTTTCCGCACTGCCACATTGTCTTCGCCGACACTGATTATAACGCCAAGGGCGGCCACCTCATTGAGGCCACCGTTCAGGTCACCGGCGAATTCCGCGTCCTTACCTCGGACAACGAAATTACCAGGGAATACGACGAGGAGATCGGCCTGCATCTCTGGGATTTTTAA
- a CDS encoding RidA family protein, with the protein MGKKVIETANAPKPVGTYSQGIVANGFLFSAGQIGIDPKTGELVTDSFAAEVRQVFHNLQAVLSGGGLTLDNVVKFKVFMTDLSQFGTVNEVFAEYYPTEPPARSAVEVSALPKNANIEIECIAVCE; encoded by the coding sequence ATGGGGAAAAAGGTAATTGAAACAGCCAATGCTCCAAAGCCCGTCGGAACATACAGTCAGGGAATCGTTGCGAACGGTTTTTTGTTCTCAGCCGGTCAGATAGGGATCGATCCCAAAACCGGTGAACTGGTGACCGACTCTTTTGCTGCGGAAGTCCGCCAGGTCTTTCACAACCTCCAGGCTGTGTTATCCGGTGGCGGTCTTACCCTGGACAATGTCGTCAAATTCAAGGTATTTATGACCGACCTGAGCCAGTTCGGAACGGTGAATGAAGTGTTTGCGGAATACTATCCCACGGAACCCCCGGCGCGATCGGCCGTTGAGGTCAGCGCTCTCCCAAAAAACGCCAATATCGAAATCGAATGTATCGCCGTCTGCGAATAA